DNA from Astatotilapia calliptera unplaced genomic scaffold, fAstCal1.2 U_scaffold_60, whole genome shotgun sequence:
gcaaacctggtaaagacctatagtaaacgtttgacctctgttattgccaacaaaggttatgttacaaagtattgagttgtatttttgttattgaccaaatacttattttccaccctaatttacgaataaattctttacaaatcctaccatgtgaattcatggattttttttcacattctgtctctcacagttgaagtgtacctctggtgcaaattactgacctctgtcatcattttaagtgggggaacttgcacaatcggtggctgactaaatacgtttttgccccactgtatgagaAGTGTATGGAATAAAGatattgttgattgagcatttatataCTGAGTGTTTATACACCCACACACCATCAggctgtttaactcctctctggaggggagagggaggggaaacaggaggacaaaggaggggggaacaactaagctgtagtgcctcttcacttcactgtgcaatactttttgttaatAACCAACGGTGCAACAGACtcacaatacttgaaatgtgcaattcccttgtattcttattcctatttattctatttatcccttttgtatactctttatttatatatgtgtatatatgctaTTCTGCTCACATTCTGCAACTTTGTTGGTGCTGCGCtatttggaaaccgaatttcccagaggaatcCACCcgagggataaataaagttctatcttatcttatctctcttgttcttccttcagcccaaacaACAAAGACTTGGGATATTTAACAAGGTGTAGCAGGCCTCCTATTTTCATTACAGATAACTCGGTTCAAACTTTAAATGTTGTTTGACAACATCTCACAGCTGTGTTTCAACGTGTTTTTTGACAGCATTTCATTTATAACCTTTTAACCTTTATAACAGGATTAAATATGCTGGGATCAGTGAAGTAGAAAAAGTTCACAGTGTGACATTGATAAGTGTTTCTAACTCAAACTGTGAACTTCTGCTGATTAAAACACTTTAATGTATTTAGTGactgtaataataaaaacaggtgCAGCAGGAAGAAAACGCGATGGAAAACAAAGCGGTAACTGACTTGAGAATCCAAACATGGCTCTCAGTGCTGTGTTACTATTTGTGAATCCAGCTGAATTTAAAGCAAGTTTAGTCTCACCTGTAGAGGCAAACAGGAGGCAGAGAGTGAAATCcagcaaacagacacacatgtcCCAGCAGGCATTTCATCCACTTctgctcaccaaaactgaataAAACTATTCTGAATTTCCAAATGATGAACAGAATAATCTGTGTCTTCTGATGATGGATGTGTTAAAGTTCTTTATTATGAAATCTGGGACTAATCAAAAAACACGCCAAGGGTTGATGGTGCACcaaaacataaatacaaataagtgCCTCTAATTATTTTTATGGTGTCTGTTTCCACATGTGCCCCGACTGCAGTGAGAAGTATTTGTTACTTCCGTAGTAGCGTTTGACACATGTGCATTCAAACATGCTACTCCCTTGAAATTAAAGATAACACACAGATAAGGAAGACAGGAAAAACTGTTTGTTACTCTACCTTTATTTCCAAAACTTTATAattaacacacacagaccctGTTCGTTTCTGCTGTTTCCTAAGCACAGAATGTTTTTCATACCTTTTCTGCAAGAGTGTGTGGagatacagaaattcttttaGGCCTTAACGCATTTAGCCTCCAACTGCATTTTTGTCTACTTGGTAACAGATGACCGGAGTCGACAACCAGCCCTCAGAGACCTTGAAGGCTAAGTTATTACCTTGCTTGGAAGGTGTTATAGAAAAGAGTAGTTCTATGTCTGTCTATGTCTGTATATACCTCACTGCTTTATAAGTGTTCTCAACATGTATTTTTGTCAGAAGACGTATGCTGATGTTTTCTCCTGGGTGTTAATAAACTCACCGTTTGATTGCACTCCGTGGTTTGTGACACTGCTCTGCATTGATTGATTTCGCGACAAGTGTTTTTTTATGAGTATGTGGGTTGTGTTAGTAATGAGGGTGTTTACAGAGTTAGACTGACTCTAATGAGAAGGATCTTAAATAAATTAGAATGGGATTTTCTATAAGTCCCAAATGTTGACaatttgcagtgttttcatgAGATACAGGGAAAATGAGAGCTCGTTGTAGCTGTTGCAGGCCTGTAAGACTGATTGGCCTGTTTTATACAGAAAAACACGAGCAGGAGACATAAGTTGTGTTCAATCTGCAAACTCTTCCTCATCTATTTATTAAACAGAATTTCACCATCTTTTTTTGTCCATGTACACATTGTCATCTTGTcgtcacataaaaacacaacgtTAACTCAGGTTAAGATCTTTAAACCCACCTGGTTACCTTGTTTGTTTAGGTataaatttacaaaataatgaccTTTTATTGATCCCTTTTACATGCAGTGTAACTTACAACTAAATCCTCCTGCTCTGCAGCTTCAATAATATATCTGAGCAGATTCACTAACACTGATTAACCTGCTTATTATTCACTTTGTAAACTCTCTTTATCTCTGAACACATACAACAATACACAACGTCTGACAgtgacaaacaaacatattcCACCATCTCCCAAATAAATATATACCAGGCTGTATGTACAGTATAGAAACAAAATGAGTGAGGACTAGATCATGTAGAAATCCTGTTTCAACATGATGTATGTGATCATACATTTATAGTGTTACACAGTGCTTCCCAAAAAATTTAATCAtcaaattaataaatgaaaacataatgaTAGAAATAATTCTGGAAATAAAAAATACGTTTTGGTGAAAGTGGATTGTAGCAGTCATTTGGGACTGGCTGCTCTATGAAGACTTGATTACATCCAGCTTTGATTTAAATGATTGCTTTTTAACAGCTAAACAATCTTGGAAAAGAAAGCactttatttcattcatttacttttttttatctttttaataatGTTTCTAAAGAAACACTAAAgacattattaaataaattcaggTGTTAGACATCTAGAACCCACTGAGCAAATTGACCTCGGAGTGACTTTTATCTGCCATTTCTGTAATTTCAAGTTGTGGACCTAGTTTGGATATATAGATGTTCAGAATTGGTCATGGACTGATGGACCCAGTATAGACATGATCTGTCCAATGTTTAGTGGGTAGGTGACTTAAGGTTCACCTGTCGAGTCATCTGAGGTCTGGATCAAATCTTCTTCTCCTGTTTTTTATGTATTCTGAAGGTCATAAAAAAAGTAAGAGCTAGCGTAACAAGTATAACACTAACTGTTAAACAAAAGTCCAGTCCAGAGGATACATCCTCGTTCCCTTTGCCTTTCCTGTGTCCTCCtggctgacctgcaggtgagaaacaggtgtgaggtgtcagctgtcaggtaggtgatgagcgaagaacagaaaagaatccatttcctcttctaaatgactcacctggaggaacaaCTTTCAGGTAGACGGTGCTGATATACTCAAAAATGCTTTTCCTGCCATTTGTTCCTCTCTGGATGACATAACACTGAAATGTTCCAGTGTCATCACTCGTCACATCCTTCAGagtcaaagacacgtctccgtccttcatctgtctgtcctgcagatccacccggttcacAAACGATGGAAGCTGGTTGAATGAAATAAACTGCTCACCCCGGTACATGAGAACATGTCCTTCCTGCAGGTCAAGTCTCAACCACTCCACAGCTCTGATGGGCACGCTGATGTTTGGAGTTTGACATGGCAGAGACACGttctgtccagactcagctttgatgattttcccatcTGAAACAGGGGAAAACCTTATTAATTCACAGACAGAGAGCCCGCAGAGCTCAGCTGAACTAAAAAGTCTTTTTAATCTGAGATATGGTGTGAGATAGAAGTATCTGACACACCGTGATTTCCTGCAGTATGTAAATACATTCAATTAAAGCAGAGGgaacatttataataaatagTTGATACTGAGTATTCTAACAATTACCCACAAAAATGTTTACTTTAAGTTTTCATCTCAGATAAGTGTGTGTTAGCTTTGGCAAGCATTGATGCATCATTGATTAGTTTACATGTAGATTTGCCAAAGTGTTGAAATATATaccttattttaaataaaaccgtTTTAAAGCCTTATTTCAGACTCACTGTTGCAGTAAGATCAGAAGGacctgttttattattattatgaacaAACAGGATATGTCGACAAACCAGacttacaacaacaacacagataGGAAACGGTCATTACACATTCAACAGCTGTACACAGACTTCCCATTGTACGGATCCCCTTCATTTATTTGAGAGACTGTCAGTCCAGAACATGGCTGTCACCAAAACACAGCCCCCAGAGCCTAAAGAGAAAGCCTATTTAGTAACTGGCTATCAGCGTGGTAGATAACACAGTTGGGGTCACTATATTGAAGACCTGGTGTGAAATGAATTTTCTTACTCTATAGTGTTTGAGAGCAGAGTTTTTTagttaatatttattaatattctgttttatttttttattttatttttcagtgttgcAATTTGTAGACAGTCCCTTAAAACTTAGGCTCATGTATGTCTGAGATCAActcctttgaatgaaaatgaggTTGTAGATTTTTTAATAACATGAAACGATGGTGTTATTGGAGCTCTGATGAAATTTCTGATAGAAGTTCAAAAATGGTGAATTTCAAGTTAACCTTAAAAAGGGAAGCGATGCCACTCTAATTgagaaaaacaagaactggATTTCAACATGTGTTTTGATAGCATTTTCCAGACTTCTCATTCATAAACCTTTGACATAAACGCCATAACCATATTaatgcggcaaatctccgttggCGAGTTAACATgaatcgccccgtgcatggtcCTGCACAGTGCTAACGAGTTAAGGAGCTAACGCGTACaacatttactaaaatatttgttactttgtatatttaaaacacaattttaaatgtaatttaaatattacaggaaactaaatatttagctaacatgcaaatttatATTACCGGTCAatggaaataccaaaataaaagctttatgaAAACCTCCAGTGCTAAAGTGTGCAGTAGTGGTCCAGTTCTTCTTACCGCCATAAGCTGCTTCACTTCTTGCCTACCAGCACAAACAcgatttagctgaaaacatcaAAAGAGCCATCCAAAGGTTCAGCAGTAGTGCACCCTCAGCAGCTGCAGTCTCCACCTCACAATCACTGCAGCACATGTCTAGCTAAATCTCTGGAGTTTAAATGAACCCATTTTCTCAACCATATCTAAAGGTTAACAAAATCAGAACTGACTCTACTTTCTGGAGCAGGGGCTCAGATCTTTAAAAACTCCTCAGTAGCATCTGATCGTGTCATGTACTCATAGACAGCAAGAATCCAAACATGGCTCTTCGTTGTGTGTTTCTATTTGTGAATCCTCTTGAATTTAAAGCAAGTTCAGTCTCACCTGTAGAGGAAAACAGGAGGCAGACAGACAGTAAAATCTGGCAGAGAGACGAGCTTTTCCCAGCCGGCATTTCATCCACTTCTGCTCATTCAAAGCTAAATGAAACTATTCTAAATGattaagcttttttcccccaggaAGAACAGAATAACTATGTTTTAAACCTGACTAGGTTAAACACTGGTCAGTGTCATATCAGCTCTGCATACTTAttttcagcctctctctctgACTGTCGCATGAGGAAAGAGGAGTTGATGTTGATTATGAAATCTGGgactatttaaaaaacaatgccAAAGATAATGACGTTCGTGCATAAAAATAACAGGGAGTGCCTGTGGGAGAGCAGACTgacttgttttctttcattagtTATTTGAGGtgtgtgttttaacagatgcCCTCATGAATGCATTGTCTCCACCCACTAAGCATTACATGGGTGTCATCCTTTCTGTCAGTAAACACTATTACTCAAGTACTTTTGATTAAATTCTAAAAGAATTTAGGGCTGTAGAGTGGGTTCATATTAACAgtcaaaacttttgttttacattGACCAAGTCTTCCAGGTCAACTTGATGATTTATTGTcctaaaactgaaaagaaaaaccgTAAAACTGCTATTAGACTTGCAAGTGCGTTAacgaagtccagacgcttttctttgcaagctcctttgactacgatgacctggatgactgagaaccttcacagacttaaaAGCTCAACTTGACTcaaacatgtttagatgaagtgtgtttaatgaacacaaaatgcacgggtttattgaacatgaataagttgtgttgatttaactcagttgtttaagtttctgccaaagcataATATTTGTGTCCACTATTGAATTAACtatgtgtgtggttttataTGTATGACTCGTCCCACCACAGGATGTGATTTGGGTCTTTCTCTCTTTACACCTGGAAGGGAGAAACATGTCTTGATGGAGACAGGTGCCTGCTGAGTGGTTGGACTGGATAATTACTTGGAGAACAGGCTTTTAACCGCCTCGCCCCTCCCTCCTGGCCTCCACCACCCAACAAACAGCCTGAGTTTTTCCTGGTAGCTTTGAGTGTTTCTGtgtgaaaaaagtcaaaacattCCTGAGTAGAAGCCAATTTGTGTGTGGTGTTGTGAGTGCTAGACCAGACCTTTGTAAACAGTTGGAAGTAGTTTTGTGAATTAGACAACTCATATTGTTTCACTGTATTTAACACTGCAGCAGCCTCGTAGGAGTGAGAAACTTTTTCTCCTGAAACCTGGTTTCTCTTGTTTGTCGCAGTAGACATTTATGTAAGCAAAGTGTCTTTTGTTCgacttttattttgtgcatGGAAGATTATGGAGCTTTAGAGATcttttgtttgtaattttgGCATAGCTCACTGCCAAAGTCAATAAAAGGCTGCATGGGGTTTGCAATTGCATAGTTTTGGCTCTTTCTTGGGTGGAGTTGGAGTGGGGTGTCACATTTCACCTGCAAACTGTGATTTCTATAATAGACAATACTGTCAGAGCAGTTACACATGCCAAATGTGTGTAATGCTCCTCTACATATCTGGGAGTGCCTGTTGTGAGAGCAGACTGACCTGTTTTTAGGTATTTGCGGTGCTTTCAATGGAAGTGTTCATTACCGCAGTTGAGAAggatatatttgcatatttaaacTTCAAATAAAAGATTTAAGCAAATAAATTCAGGTTGTTATACTTTGTTTCCAAATGTGACagtcaaacacaaagaggaCGATGAGTTCACTCAGCAGTAAGAACGTGTTGCAACATTATGccaaattcaattaaatttcatttgaaaaagaaatttgaAATGTTGCCAGAGCAGATGTTTTCATATACTTTCAAATTCATATATTTCAACTTCTACTGTAAATACTTGATGTGCAATATTATTAGACCTCCAACAACTCCACCTTTTCCCAGTCATATTATTAAGGCAGACAAAAATTgtaagctcattttcattcgcGTGTTTAACACACGTCAGGCCTTTGGACATTGGGGAGATACTCAGAGGAGAGTCACTACTCCTCCTCACCTAAAGGAGCCAAtcgaggtgttctgggcatgtcccaccaggaggagggcAGACCCAGTGTGGGATTAAATAAAGTCTGTTATGTCTTAATGAAAGCATAATGTGTTCTTCGTCACAAGCAGATTCTCTTCGTTTCTGGTGTTTTGCTAAGCACAGAATATTTTTCGTACCTtctctgtcacaggctgggtctccgacccagcactctgagttttctttgtattttttgatatgttattagtttttgtgttatttcctattttgcctttagtttaggcagttattggttattgttcctgggttttctatgttttggggtttggtaTTTATTCATCACGTGTTGGGTCTGTtgagttgtgttgtcatgtttagttttagtatttcctgttttattctgacaatgtcatgtgttctctgttaattgtatttagcttttctctcctggtcctgtcattaggtttatggctgtcagctgtttccccatatgtttccacttcccctgattcacctcatgtctgtatttaagccttttgttttcttcatgccattgtcgGGTCGTCTGTTTATTCTGCCCTAGTTCTAGCCTGGTTCTGTTTATTTGACCTCAGTCTTAGTTACGattttttgtctgttatgtATTATTAGTCATGGTCTTTGCTTGTTATTTTCCACCACAGTcatagtttaggttttggtctAAGTACCgtttagtattttgtttcttagtgtcttgTCAGTTTACTTTGGTTTCCTGGTTTACTCCTGCAATCATCCAAATAAAGGATCGCTTTCTGTTTAAACCTGCAACACCTCGTccacatctgcttttgggtcctgtttcaaaaacacaccggcgcaccccgccgtgacattTTCTGCAagacaggttttcttttttgtgtgttgtgttagtAATGGGAGTGTTTTTATAGCAACTGTCATCTAAAGGATCTGTTGTTCTGTCTGTGTCCCTGTCGCCCACAGGTAAATTACACATGATGCTTTAAGGCCACCCCTACCATGTACACTCCATCTTACAGCTGAATTCTGCAGCTCtccagtttcaaaaacaagattGTCTAGAAATCCTGTTAGTTGATCGGAAAACCTTCAGTAAGCTTTGGAATACAAGAGGTGTGGCCTGGAGTTGTATTTGCATGACAAAAGCATATACAGTAAGGTGGGCCCATCTTGTTACACTACATACATGTGGAACAGCAACTGTGGCAAAGTTCAcatttgtctgtctgtgaaaatgcattttaaaaattcaagaTCATCAGACTAAAACACATCTTTTACGTTGTCATTTATTCATTGTGCTTCAGTAACTCACACTACTGAGCTGTTTTatagagaagaagaggagacagGAGACATGGACTGCATTCAGTCTGCAGGCTCTTCCTCGACTGAGGTAGAGGAGCCTTGGCAGCAGCTGCTATCATATCTTATAGCCGCTGCTGTCATAAGGAATGTACCTCTGGGTGACCGGGACACAAACAGATCCATCGATCTTTCTCATGATAGTCGGTCTCTACAGACATTAAAAAAGCTGACAGCTATGAAAACACCTTCAGAATTAATGAAtgttcaacacacacacacacacacagtgagacacAGAATTTGGCACATCTGTATTACATTTTCATCCAGTAATGGCACAAACTCTCTATAAACTGAAGGTTTAATGCTCACATTtacataaaatgtttaaaagatgGATTTTGGCTTTTTgcaataacatttatttttgcttatGTACTTCagacttttcttttgttgttgtcctCATTGCCCATCTCTAAGTAAACTTATCTCCTTTTATCAAGAAACATGGGCAAGCATGCAGAACTcagctacctgtcagtggatcaccagcttcGTGACAGGCAGAAAGCAGcaagtgaggctgggggagatcacctctgaaactcggtccctcagtattggtgcccctcaaggatgtgtcctctcaccactactgttctccctctacactaaTGACTGCACCTTCAAGAACTCGACTGTtaaactcctaaagtttgcagacAACACCACCGTCATTGGCCTCATTCTGGATGctgatgagtctgcataccggcaggaagttgagcggctggtactctggtgcagtcagcacaatctggagctgaacactcttaaaaCTGTAGAGACAGCcatggacttcaggagacatcacTCAACCctgctccccctcaccatatcagacagccctgtgtcaactgtgaagatcttcaagttcctgggtaccaccatctcccaggacctgaagtgggagaccagcatcaactccatcctcaaaaagacccagcagaggatgtacttcctgagacaactggggaagtacagtcttccacaggagctgctgatccagttctacactggggtcattgagtctgtcctgtgctcctccatcacagtctggtatggtgcagccactaaacaggacaggagcagactacAGCGGACTGTacaggcagcagaaaggatcatcggcGCCTCcgtgccctccatccaggatctgtacctctcaagaacccggaaacgggcagggaaaatcatcacagacccctcacaccttggacacagactttttgatcggctgccctctggcagacggtacagaagtctgcagaccaggaccacctgACATAGGAActgtttctttcccctcgccatctctcTCCTAAACAattgacctgtcacactgctcccaccgtcagactgcaactgcaccttatgAAAAAGACACCGAATAGGATCCGGAAAagaactaaaaatcaaatgaaCGTGGTGAAAGAAGATcgaaaagaagcagaaagtcaCTTAGGACAATAACCAAAGAAGTATTGTGTTATTTAAGGGGCCATTTCATGAAAAATCATTGAAAACCACCAACCTGATCCCCCAGAAtcagtttatgttttttatttttttttattttttcatgcaacacctttattattttcattgaaGGCATCTAGAATTTACCTTTGTAACCTTTGCGATGTTGTGCTTTCCTTTCCAGCATTTTTAATCCcatataaattatttattgcTAGGAGATATTATATCCTAGCTGGTATTTCAACAAAAAATTATATGTGTGGTATTTAATTCTTAACATTGTCCCCTTTTTAACCTCCCCGGCACCATTTTATTCCCTTCTATTGAGAAACCGGAGAAATTGTTGAATTTACTGAAATTTCCAGACTTTGTAAAGCTGCCCAGAGGGTTGGGTTGTAGCCCCACAACTCTCCCTTCTTCAAGAGAAAAAGGCAATGAGCTGCTGTGAACGGACACACTGGTTCTCACACGCTGACACTTTGAGGTTAAAGAAAAAACCTGAATCTCGTCAAGTTTTAATTCCATCATCCGTTGGACATTTCTAATAATCTGTGTGTGGGCTGGATAAGCAGAAATGTGTGCTGTGAcatctgcgtctctctgctggACTTTGCTCTCTGTCTGCATCCTATTCATCTCTGCAGGTGGGACTGAATTTGCTTTAAATGCACAATTAATTTCTTGTGGAATTCTCTTTATATTAAAAGTTCCACTGTGAATATGAGTAGCTAATGTGATCTCTCTGATCTCAGGGCCGATGAAGTTAAAGCTGAATTAGAACCGATCAGGAATCTTTAACATTTGTGTGACTGGTTGAACATGCAGTCATATAGatttataatgtttttattgcttgtATTCTCCCCTTATGTAAAAGTGCATTTAATATTTGCctataaaaactgtaaatacagcaGTATGATTTCTTCATGTGTCCCTTCACAATTTTGG
Protein-coding regions in this window:
- the LOC113018326 gene encoding selection and upkeep of intraepithelial T-cells protein 7-like; this translates as MPAGKSSSLCQILLSVCLLFSSTDGKIIKAESGQNVSLPCQTPNISVPIRAVEWLRLDLQEGHVLMYRGEQFISFNQLPSFVNRVDLQDRQMKDGDVSLTLKDVTSDDTGTFQCYVIQRGTNGRKSIFEYISTVYLKVVPPGQPGGHRKGKGNEDVSSGLDFCLTVSVILVTLALTFFMTFRIHKKQEKKI